TTCAGGTCGGGGATGAAGTGAACCCTCGCTGGCTGTTTTGTATTCGCTTAAACTGTATCAATCATCGTTTTTTTGTAAAATGAGGTTTTTTGACACCATAGCCACAGGTGGTTCCAGCTACCTATGGCTAGGATGTGATAAGCGTTGGAATTGCGCAGTTTTAGCCATGGCTATGGTCAGATTACCTACCACATCGTGTTGGTGCCTAAGTATCGATACAAGATATTCTACAATAAACGAGTTAAAAAGGATTGCGAGTCTATATTCCACAATATTTGCACAGAGAAAGGCTACAAAATCCATGCTCTGGAAGTTGTAGATAATCATGTTCACCTGTTCCTGGAATTCCACCCAAGCACCTCTCTATCAGAGGTGGTTCAATACTTGAAAGGAGGTAGTTCTTACAGATTGTTCAAGCTTCATCCTGAACTGAGAACACGATATTGGGGTGGAAGTCTATGGTCAAGTGGTAAATTCTATCGATCCGTTGGAAATGTAACCGCTGACACAATCAAGCACTACATTAAGGAGTCGCAGGGAAAACCGAAAACAGAGGTTCAATCATATAGATTAAAGTCTAGGCAACGGAAAATTGACGATTTCTAAGTACCAGAATAACCGGGCGGGCGGCCCATCAGCATACCCCATCCTTTAGGTTGGGGTGGCCGCACGCAATTTGATTTTGGGAGGCGAGCTTGCTACTCTCATGTCACGGGATGACCCCATCTTCGAGGAAGCGTCTGCCCATATGAGAGATTCTCTGAATTCCGTCATCAAGCTCATCGGTAATAACTGATAGGGCCCCGGATTGTAGTAACGAGTTCGTTGTTTGAGAATACGGGTTCGAGATATTTTTGTTTTGAGATCAAGAGGCGGTATGGGCGCAGATGCATTTTCATAACCATGCCGTCTTCTCCATCTGAATAATACTTTTTTTCTGTCCAGCAGGGTACGAATCCTAGTGATCTGTACAACTTTTGTGCGCTAGTATTACTGTTTCTTACTTCCAGTCTCGCGTATTTAAGGCAGTTTGCAACAAAAATGTCACATATGGCATGAATAAGTTCTGTGCCTATTCCTCTTCCCCTATATTCTTTTTTTACTCCAACGGAAAAAATATGCCCTTCGTTTTCCGCGGAACGGTAGCCGACTACATACCCCACGACTTTTTCGTCCTGTTCCGCAACAAGGAAGCCATCTCCAACCATCTCGTAAAAGTTCATATATACCAGGGAATTATGCTCCGAAAAAGCCTCTTCTTCAATTTCGACTATTTCCTGGAAGTCCTCAGGTGCGAAACGTCTTATCATAATATCATTATATATCCCTTCCATTTTATTACTTCTTCGAGAGAAGAACAACTCTCTCGCGGAAGCCTGTATGGCTTTCTGTTCTGCATATTTTCTATTCAAGAACATCTTTTCTGGTGCCTGTTTCGCACTTCTACAGCGTTTTTCCGGGCTGAAAATCAGGTTAAAAACCAGACTTGAAGTTTTCAGCCTCAAGGTCTTCAGGTTTAGTGTTTTCAGGTTTAGTGTTTTCAGGTTTAGTGTTTTCAGGTTTAGTGTTTTCAGGTTCAAAGTTTTTTAACATGCCGGACGTCTACTGCAACACCTCTACCTGATTCTTCCATTTCTCTCCCGCTCATCATAGCCCTTCCTACACAGAGAGCTTTTTTCCCGAGAACTATTACTTCATCATTTGGTCGTATTTCGGGGTCTGCCTCAAGCACACCTGGGGCAAGAATGGAACCGCGTGGGACAAAGTCGTCAATCTTTACCACATATTTCTCACTTTTTAGCACCAGTTCCGCTCCTTCGGGAGATAGGGCAAGCATCCCGTACTGCGGGATTAAAGTTGCAAGCTGTTTTTTCCCGGCAAAGAGCTGGTACTTCGGGAAACGGCCTTTAACCACAGTTTTTCCAACTTCTTCCGAAAAGAGATGCCCTGCGCCCTCTCCGAATTGATAACCTGCAACCGCTTTTACGAAATTCTTCTTCTCTTCTTCAGCATTCTGTTTTTTCTGGCTGAAATTCTCGGATGTGCAGATAGATTCAACGGTATTTTTCAGGTTCGAAAGAGATTCATAGGACGTGAGACTTTTCCCGGCAGTGTAGATTACTTCAATCCCGAGCTTTTCAGCTATTCTTTCACAGATCTCCCTGTACGCCCCTTCCACATGGGCAACTATGGCCTTATACCCATGTTTTGAAAGATAGGCTTCAAGGCAGCCGGAAACCCAGGTCTTTTCTTCTTCGTCCCAATGTCCTGTAACCGCAGTATCGTAATGGGCTGCCGGGTAGGTCAATTCGAGTTCTCTGGGCACGATTCCCAGGGGTGAGGTTATGATTACCTCATGGACAAACTTCCGGTATTTGCCAAGGGTAAGGATGAACTTCTGGTGGGACTGGGAAATTGAATAGGGTTTTTTAGCTGCACACGGGAGGAGCAGGAGGATATCAAGGTCAGGAGGTACATATCTTTCCTGTATGCGCTGCGCAAACCTGACCACTTCGATCCTTGAAAGGGCTTCGGAAGTATTTGCAAGGAGCTGATTTTGTCGGAAAGCGGGAACTTTTTCTTCAAGGTAAGAGTATTCGAAATCACCAAGGCGCAACAGGGCTGTAAGCCAGGGCCTGACCCTGCACTGCCCTTCCACGTACTCCCGCAGTGTCCCTGCCCGAATTTTTTCACGGACAAGAGCAAGTTCAGCGTCAAGGGCGTCCCTGTTATGGGCTGAAAGAAGCTTTGCCCTGTCGGCTCTTGGGAGAGTTAGAAGTTCTGCGGGTGTTGTGGTGGCACATACCTTGCACCTGCAGGGGAACTCTACAAGGGAGTCAAGATAGAAACTGCCTGCAGCTGTAAGGTAGATATCAGAATAGGCTGCAATTTCTGCTTTTGTATCATCCATAACATCGATCCCTATGTAGGCAAGCATTGCTGCATTTTCAGGACGAGCCAGGTTGGGGGCATAGAGAGCAGTATCCGGAGGGATCTGGTTTTTCAGGTCAATTAAGGTTTCCAGAAACCTTCGAGCATTATTTTCCAGAGTCCCTGCACCTTCCATTATGTAAAGGTCACTCTTCTGAATCTCTTTTTCTGCTCTAAGAAAGGAACCTGTAGGGCCGTTATCTTCAGCATTTCCATCGCTGGTGGCAGTAAATATTTCTACTTTTCCGAGTGATTCGGCTGGAATAGCAGGCGGATAAGTCTGATGGGGAAGGATTATGAGAGTTCTCTTTCCTGTTTTTTCACGAATTTCCTTTATGCATGCTTGAAGTTCTTCCCGGTCAACAGTCCAGAGGCTGCCTGCATCAACAATAGGTCCCGGATTTTCAAGGTTTCCAAGTGCTGCCGTATGCAGGGCACAGGGAGTGCGGAGTTCGGGAGAGAGCAGAAGTTTTCCTATACGTGCTGCTCCATCTCTATTTTCTATTTCAAAGTACTGTGTCATATTTGTCCTCTTATGTCTATCAGGATGTAAAGGTTTGCCCTGCACATTTTTCTCAAAAAGTTCGTAGCTCTCTTTCTTTTTCCTTTACCTTATTTTCAGTTCAAATGATAATTACTGTCACCATTGTAGAATCAAATTTAATTTTAAGATACGTTCTAAGGGGGAAGGAGGCTGGAGATGGTATATTCTTATATATTATTAAGCTGGAGATGGTATATTCTTATATATTATTAATATTGATTATCTGCTGCAACTTATCTCTCATTTCTGTCCCAATAGTGGCAGGGAATTTTCTATTTTTCACATCCGAATTCCAGATTTGAGGTTTATAATGGATATAACTGCAGAGCTTCGAAAAATCGTTGGCGAGCGGCTCTCGG
The Methanosarcina sp. WWM596 DNA segment above includes these coding regions:
- the tnpA gene encoding IS200/IS605 family transposase — protein: MELRSFSHGYGQITYHIVLVPKYRYKIFYNKRVKKDCESIFHNICTEKGYKIHALEVVDNHVHLFLEFHPSTSLSEVVQYLKGGSSYRLFKLHPELRTRYWGGSLWSSGKFYRSVGNVTADTIKHYIKESQGKPKTEVQSYRLKSRQRKIDDF
- the rimI gene encoding ribosomal protein S18-alanine N-acetyltransferase — encoded protein: MIRRFAPEDFQEIVEIEEEAFSEHNSLVYMNFYEMVGDGFLVAEQDEKVVGYVVGYRSAENEGHIFSVGVKKEYRGRGIGTELIHAICDIFVANCLKYARLEVRNSNTSAQKLYRSLGFVPCWTEKKYYSDGEDGMVMKMHLRPYRLLISKQKYLEPVFSNNELVTTIRGPISYYR
- the arcS gene encoding archaeosine synthase subunit alpha, coding for MTQYFEIENRDGAARIGKLLLSPELRTPCALHTAALGNLENPGPIVDAGSLWTVDREELQACIKEIREKTGKRTLIILPHQTYPPAIPAESLGKVEIFTATSDGNAEDNGPTGSFLRAEKEIQKSDLYIMEGAGTLENNARRFLETLIDLKNQIPPDTALYAPNLARPENAAMLAYIGIDVMDDTKAEIAAYSDIYLTAAGSFYLDSLVEFPCRCKVCATTTPAELLTLPRADRAKLLSAHNRDALDAELALVREKIRAGTLREYVEGQCRVRPWLTALLRLGDFEYSYLEEKVPAFRQNQLLANTSEALSRIEVVRFAQRIQERYVPPDLDILLLLPCAAKKPYSISQSHQKFILTLGKYRKFVHEVIITSPLGIVPRELELTYPAAHYDTAVTGHWDEEEKTWVSGCLEAYLSKHGYKAIVAHVEGAYREICERIAEKLGIEVIYTAGKSLTSYESLSNLKNTVESICTSENFSQKKQNAEEEKKNFVKAVAGYQFGEGAGHLFSEEVGKTVVKGRFPKYQLFAGKKQLATLIPQYGMLALSPEGAELVLKSEKYVVKIDDFVPRGSILAPGVLEADPEIRPNDEVIVLGKKALCVGRAMMSGREMEESGRGVAVDVRHVKKL